The region GGTGGTAGCATAATAAGTGAATAATTATGGATGTATATACTTTCGGTTTGAAGCACACCAACCATGATTTGAACCACGTTAACATACCAAATAAACTTACATTTCACTGTCTCTAGTTTCTCTGCAACTCTTAATACTATAAATAtcgattttaaataatatatattttgatgtaTATACTTTCAGttctatataaatttttttcaataatttctataaaagCACGTAGTAATGGtgttatataaaaagaaaaatataacaataatttttatatgtgcacgtataaatttatttttttattttgttttttatctaattaaaacatttatataaaaagtattttaaaaaactataatacAGAATTagtgtaaataatatatattttgatgtatatattttcGATTTATATAAAAGTCTTACAATAATGTGTATAAAAACAcgtaccaattttttttttttgtttattatctaatttaacacttactctttttttaatttttctaactattgtttgaaaatatttcgTATTTATTTGTGTTGAAGGTCTTTATAAAAGCAATGGCTCATAATGTTAGACTCCCTCGTGACATGTCTGTATTAAGATTGCAAGAGAAACATGTTACTAATGCTGTTTGGGAAGGTCATGAAAGACTCTTACGTCCAAGAAAACATTATATTTGGGCAACAAATAATGTCGACTTAATTGATCCACGAGTAAAGACATTGATGGATGTTGCTAGATTTGGACAGTCACTGCCATTTTCTAACATGGACATTAATCGTCACTTAATAACTGCATTAGTGGAGAGGTGGAGGACAGAGACCCACACATTTCATCTTCCGCATAGAGAGACCATCGTTACATTACAAGATGTTGTGCAATTGGGTCTTCCTATTGATGGTGAACCTGTTACCGATGAAACATCACCTGAGGACCTAATACCACGAGTAGGACAGTTGTTGGGGTTCATACCACCCCCCCCCCCCAAGAATCCCTCAAAGGAAACTCAATAAAAATATCATGGTTAAACAACATGTTCCAAGAACTGCCACATGATGCAATCGATGATGTTGTTGCCCAACATGCAAGGGCTCATATTTTTGCCATCATTGGGAGTCTACTGATGCTAGATACATCAGGTGCTAGAATCCATATGATGTATATACTATATTAGGTGATTTACACTTTGTTCACAATTATAGTTGGGGATCAATTGTATTGGCGTCTTTGTATCGTGCCTTAGATCATGGGGTAGATTTTAACTAGGAAAACATTGGTGGTTGCATGCTTCTACTACAGTGTTGGGCATGGGAACGCATTACATGTCTAACTCCTCCGATCGACCTACTTACTCCCGAACAAATTGCTGCAGGTGATGGTTTCCCGCTTGCAAAAAGGTTAGTTTATAACTAAACCATCATATTtctaatttgtatatttttctttgaattacACGCAAGTTTATTTTAACAAAGGTGGTATCGTGCGCCAAATCAAAGGCATTATGCCCCTACCAAGATCGTTCCCCTTATAAGGAAAAGCCTAGACCAGTTTAACACTAAACAGGTGAACTGTGCTTTTTGTACAAAGTTTGTATGTATAGTAAACACAACTTCCACCactactaatatatatattttttagttcttGTGGACACCGTACTCCAAGGTCGCTGCACTAATTGATATTGAGGTCTCTCCAGTTTGTCGGGCGGTAGTCCCTCTTATTTGTTTTGCAACCGTGGAATTTCATCAGGCTGATCAAGTTATGCGACAATTTGGATTTCGCCAAAATATTCCAGTTAACCCTTTGAATTTGGATTAGCTTCACAGAGAAGATATGAGAGGTAGAACAGAAAGAAATTGACCTCCATACCATGTCGCATGGATAGTAGTAATGTGGAACGATCGCTATAATCGTCTAATTGAAGGTATTAACTTCACTAGCAATGGCCACTTGCGTGACACCACAACATATATGGAGTGGTACATCAACCatgttatttgttatatttcGCCTTCGCAATCATCATCCGACGACGATGTAAGTCACCTCTCTTGaacaatttatttgtaattttttaactaaacattttcattttatattacgTACGATATGCCACAAGAGTCTACCCAACCTCCAACACACATTCCTTATCAGCATGTTGGGTCTTCTTCATATGTTCAACAACCTCAATACCAGTCGTTTGGTCAACCGAGTTTTCAACCACTTCCTTTTCCACCATACTTGGATGTGTCACAATGTCTTCACATAATCCATTCCAACAAGTTCCATACACATACAACATGTTTCCTCAACAATCAGATACTTTTTCTGGTCCTACACAAAATGTCTTTGTAACTTCTTCGTCAACACCTCCATCCGCATATCCCACATCCTTCCAGCAATATTATCGGCCTACAATGCCACCACAAATGGTGGAAGATATAAACCAAAGACAATAACATgaagataatgatgatgacgatCCAGTTTAGAGCCCTCAAAAAGACCCAGACGACAGTGAAGAAGACCTTCTCTTGGCATAGGCTCTCATAGATAACTTTCACACCCTATTATAAGAAACCAAAATCATCATGAAACTTTTAACTActtatatgcattattatttaactaattaatattactaaaaaaatatttaatttttatttagccAAACTAAAGTCGTCCCAATATGGTACGACAATATGGTACGACTTCTTCACTAACAATTTAATACTGAAATCTTCCCATATTTGCACGATTTTGCTTAGATTGTTAATTAAAGTCGTCTTGATTTGACACGATTTCTAAACAACAAAGAAGTTTCTCCAAGTTGGCACAACTTCaactcattttaattaaaatagtctGATGTTGACACACTTATTTACTGTGAAACCGCACCATGATGACACGACTTACCCTTcactagaatttaaaaaaaaattacaccactttcataattacataaatatattacaCCATTACGGGAAATAAGTCTCACAACTATGCTATCCAAACATTGTGTAAAAGATCAATATCCAATCTAATATGTGCATTCATAAAAGCGATTTAAAATGTAGATTGGAATTAAATGATCATTTTAATTTGAGCATCGTTCATGATCATCATCCGAAATCTGTGAGATTTTGTAGAGTTCATTGATTCCAACTCCAGAGAGAGAAAATGGTGAAGCATTAAAAGATTAATAATTTTCACACAATGAGCATTTAACAACTCTCAGAAGTTATAACAAGAATTATTTATCTCGTTCGATTTTTACCATGCAAATTATGGATATGTAGATAACAGCTGCTTGTATACTATTCAGTGACTAAAACTTAATCAATGAATCAGCAAAAACACTGCAGGGAAGCAACACATGTTTGAGAGATAGTTTGTtgcagaaaaggaaaaacatataagaaaaaaaaaaaatacattgagCACAGCTTGTTCTGTTCTTTACAGTTAAAAAACTATGTGGTGTATTATGACTTGATGTAGCTTCACCACCCATTGTATTACATAAATGGAGATAGAATCCTATTGTCTTTGTACCATTCTTCAATGTCTCTATTCACAAGCCAGTTTTGTGTCAAAGCTAGTCAAGCAAATGGCGAAAGCCTGAAATGCAGAAAGGGGATATCTATAGTCCATAGTAAAGATGTCCTTCCCAACCTTGCCAAACTGAAGAATAATCTTGTCATGATCAGACTGAGGTGGCTGCGATGACGGCTGcggtggaggaggaggaggagcaccaccaccaccaccaccactggCAGCTGCAGCCGGCTGTGTTGCAGCAATCAGCTGGAAATTCTTGACAGATGCGACAGTCACCCTTCCCCTGAAGTTGAGGCACCAACACTGCAGCTGCTCATGCCATCTTGGAGCTTTGTTTTTAAGAACTAGAGGCATGTCCTTTCCTTGTTCCTCTTCATTGCCTGCCACAACTATGTCTGAGAATCTAGAACTGCTAAAATCAGTTGAGCTGTAAATTGATCTTGCAAAGGATATGCTCCTGAAGGAATCTTCCAGTGCACGGGGAAGAAGCTCCGGCTGGCCGGGCACGGTGCTACCAGGCTCAAGGGCTGATACAGGGATTGAGTGCATGGTGCAGTTCATCCTCCTTGGGCCCCTAGTACCAAGGACATTCAACTCATAGGTGATCTGGGCAATATTGTAGCTGCCACTAGGAACCTTGGGAGAAACCTTTTTGGAATTAAACCTTCGGCTTCGACCCGGAGGAGACAACTGAGAGTTGTTGTAGGGAGGCTGTGTATCATAAATTATGAACTTGGTGCCAAGAAAATTAGACCTGAAATGAGAGAAATGACACAACATAAGTTCATactgcaacaaaaaaaaatacagaaaaagtGCTTTCAATACAGAGAGTTGAAAGATCTCATATGAGTACTAAATTTAATCATCATCAATGTCAATGATCATATTAAAATCCACAGGAACTAACTTTTCaggaaacaaaaaagttaaaagatttaattagttttcatgTCCTTCAAAACAGGTATCAGTAAAAATTTCATGATTTGACAAACAAAATCATGCTGCAAAAAGTTAGAATCCCAAAGGAACATACC is a window of Vigna unguiculata cultivar IT97K-499-35 chromosome 4, ASM411807v1, whole genome shotgun sequence DNA encoding:
- the LOC114181974 gene encoding tubby-like F-box protein 8, giving the protein MSFRSIVRDVRDGIGSLSRRSFDLRFSGGSKSNSSVHEVHERPPVIQNSRWASLPPELLRDVIRRLEESETTWPARKHVVACAAVCKSWREMCKEIVTSPEFCGKITFPVSLKQPGSRDGAIQCFIKRDKSNLTYHLFLCLSPALLVENGKFLLSAKRTRRTTCTEYIISMDADNISRSSSTYIGKLRSNFLGTKFIIYDTQPPYNNSQLSPPGRSRRFNSKKVSPKVPSGSYNIAQITYELNVLGTRGPRRMNCTMHSIPVSALEPGSTVPGQPELLPRALEDSFRSISFARSIYSSTDFSSSRFSDIVVAGNEEEQGKDMPLVLKNKAPRWHEQLQCWCLNFRGRVTVASVKNFQLIAATQPAAAASGGGGGGAPPPPPPQPSSQPPQSDHDKIILQFGKVGKDIFTMDYRYPLSAFQAFAICLTSFDTKLACE